The Celeribacter baekdonensis genomic interval GGCCATCGGCGCGCGTGAGGTCCATATTTTTCTAGACCGCCCCAACCCCGAAGCCGAGGCCCTGCTCCATGGGCTTGAGGGCTGTATCCTCGCAACCTGCGACCAGACCTATTGGGATAAAGTCAACAACGGCCGTCGCCCAGAGCGCCATACAGGGCGGCAAAAATTCAACGCGACCCGCGTGTATCAAACCACCAAATGCGATTGGCTATTGCATTGCGATGTCGATGAATTCATCGCGGACGGCGCTGCGTTGTCGAGCCTATTGAACCGAAAGGAAAGTGCGCATGGCCTCGTCTTGCGCAACCGCGAACGGGTCCATCTTGAGACGGAGCCGGGAGAGACCATCTTTGAGGGCGCGTTTCGCGACCCAATCGGACTGACAGAGAGCGACGCCAAAGCCCTATATGGCCGGTTTGCCAAATTCCTCGACTTTGGGCTAACGGGCCACCGAACCGGCAAGACCATCGTCCCCACCGGGCGCGATTGGACCATGGGTGTGCATTACCCCATTGGCGCGGATATGGCCAAGATGATCAAATCAGAGACCCGGCTGCTGTTGCATTTTGATGGTCTGACAGAGCTGCATTACGCGTTGAAATTGCTTAAAAAAGCCTTCGAGGACTATTCCGGCCCCAAACGCCAGATCGGGCAGGAACGTGAGGCGCAATACCGCTATATCCGCAACAAAGCCGACAACCCCAAAGAGCTCTTTCGACTGGTGCACGGGGTTCAAAGCCTGAACGAGCGGCAAGCCACAACTCTGGGCGTGCTGGGCGTCCTGCATGACACAGCTTTCATGCCGCAAAACTGCGCCGATCTGGACCTGACGACCACAACATTCAATGCCATGCTGCGCGCACGCGAAGCGGCCCTGATCGCCAAAGCCGGATTAGAGCTTTGAGCGAAAGGAAAAGCCGGACCCTTTCGGACCCGGCTTGAGACATTGATCTGAGGATCACTTAGAAATTATAGGACACACCGAAGTTAAGCGCATTGGTGATGATGTCGGTTTCCAATGTACCGCCACCATTCAGGTCCGCTTTGACTTGGCTATAGGTGCCTTTGTATTCGCCAAAAAGGTCCCATGTGTCATTGAGCGCGTAGCTTGCACCCAGCACAACGGCGACGGTCGGACCCGCAATCTGATATTCGATGGTGTTGGTATTCGCAGTGACCACCTCGACATGTGGGATGACGATCCCGGCGGAGACGCTTGCATAGGGGGTCACATTGTTCCAAAGCCCCGGCCAGCGCCAGATCGGACCAACCGTCAGGTTGTTCAGCCCGTCAGTGAATTCCAGCGTCGAAAACCCGTTCGCCGCCTTATCGCCTTCGTCGGCATAGACTTTGGTGTGGTTGAAATCAGCGATCCAGCCGAAATTATCCCGCACCCACCAGGTGCCACGGATGCCGTAATAGGGCGGCATCTCAAAGCTCTTGCCTTTCCATCCCGTGGTGAAATCAAAGGCGTCCACCCCATCGTTGCCGGTCACGCCGCTATGCGGCGCGGTTTGGTAGCCGGAATAGACGGAAATGGTAAAATCATCGGCCTGAGCGGCGGACAGAGCGGATAGGGTGGCCACGGTTGCGGCCAAAACGGCTTTCATTGCAATGCTGCGCATCATCGTTCCAATTCGTTTCGAAAGTGAGTCTCTTATCCCCTTCATACACGATCTTTGGCATATATCGCGACTCCAAGCTGTGCGAATGCGCGCAAGCGTCGCGCCCAAACCACACGGAACCTGCGCAATCAGGCGTCAAAGCGGACCACCGAATGCCTCATCTGCCCAATCACGCAAGCCAACGTGCTCGAAAAATGCCGCATGATCCGTGCGCAATTGTGCATCAAAGCTGGCAGGGCAAAGGTCCAACCCGTCGCAACCACGGGGGACAAAAGGCGTCTCCTCCAAACACCCCAAACTCCGGTATAAATCGGCCTGCGCCGGGGTGAAATCTTTCAGCGCCCGCGTCAGCGCAAAAATCTCGGCGGGCTCAGCGGCCTTTTCGCGAAAGGCCCTCACGGCGGCCATACGTTTATGGCCCTTGCGCGGGCGCGGGCCGTTTGGCGTCTCATAAGCGCGTTTGAGCATTTTCAGGATAAAATGCAGCCGGGTCAGCCCGTCAAAATGCAAGATCCTCGCAGAGCTAGGTCTGCGCATAGCGGGCTCCCCGGTTGCGCGATCCAAGGCATGATGGACCCCGATCTCAAAATCATGCCCGACAGGCGAGAGGGTTTTGCCCATCGAATGGCCCATCATCCCCTTATTCAAATAGCGCGCGGCGGGACCGAACAACGAGGCCGCCAAATCGTCGAACAGCCACATCGGTGTACGAAATCCACCCTCAAAAATTGACAGCCCCGGATCAACGGGCAACCAAACGCGCTCGCTATTGGACAAATGAAGCGTCTGGTGTGGGGCCTCGATCGTCGTCGCCAAGTCAGCAATCAGGGCCTCGGGCTGAACAACAAATTCGTCTGCATCGCAATGCAAAAGCCAATCGCAATCGGTCTGACCATAGGCTTGAGTGGCATTGTATTTCTGCCGGGCCAAATGATGTGGCGGGCGCTTTTTAAAACGGCTCTTGGCCCAATACGTCGCATCACATTGTGTTAAAACGCACCCCCGGATGCCTGCCACCAAAGGCCCAACCTCAGGGATCACTCGATCCAGGAAAACGTGCACTTCGCAGGCGCCAAGCGCCAAATGATGTCGCACGAAAGCGGCAATCAATACGGCGGGTTCATCCACGGTGGCGACCACTGCCCATGTTGGTAAGGCTTTTTTCATCAACGACTTTCTGTAAAGCACACTGTGGTTCGTTTCGTCCGCACAGCCCCAATCGCAATATCAGCGTGCGATTTTATCCGCAAACACAGGTCTGCGTCGATTCTTTTCCCCACCCTGCATCACCGCGCGCAATGCAATTTGTGATCACACGAATTATTGCTGTGATCACAAATTTCAAAAACATCGGCCATTTACCGCTAACGGTCGAAAAATCCTTTCGTTTGCGCCGGGCGGTGTGTCATGTCAGGGCCAATCGAACCAGGGAGAGGATATCTCTAATGAACATCCACGAGTATCAGGCCAAACGCCTTCTCAAGGAATACGGCGCGCCGGTTTCCGACGGTCGTGTCGTTTTGAATGCGGCCGACGCAAAAACCGCTGCAGGCGAACTTGACGGGCCGCTTTGGGTTGTCAAAGCGCAGATCCACGCAGGTGGTCGCGGCAAAGGCTCCTTTAAAGAAGCTGGCGCTGGCGAAAAAGGCGGCGTGCGTCTTGCGAAATCCGTCGAGGAAGCCGCGAAAGAAGCCAATGCAATGCTCGGCCACACTCTGGTCACGCACCAGACTGGTCCGGCTGGCAAACAAGTCAACCGCATCTACATCGAAGATGGCTCCGACATCGCCCGCGAACTCTACCTCGCGCTGCTCGTGGATCGTCAGTCGTCCCGCGTGTCCATCGTCTGCTCCACCGAGGGCGGCATGGACATCGAAGAGGTGGCTGAAAACACCCCTGACAAAATCCTGTCCTTCTCTGTTGATCCCGCGACCGGCCTTCAGGGCTTCCACGGTCGTCGCGTCGCTTTTGCTCTGGGCCTTGAAGGCAAACAGATCAAACAGTGTTCGCAGCTGATCCAGAACCTGTACCGCCTCTTCGTCGAAAAAGACATGGAGATGCTGGAAATCAACCCGCTGATCGTGACCCCGGCTGGCGACATCAAATGTCTCGACTGTAAAGCTGGTTTCGACGGCAACGCTTTGTACCGCCATGCCGACATCGTTGGCCTGCGCGACGAAACCGAAGAAGACCCGAAAGAACTGGCCGCTTCCCAGCACGACCTGAACTACATCGCACTTGACGGTGAAATCGGCTGCATGGTGAACGGTGCTGGTCTGGCGATGGCCACGATGGACATCATCAAACTCTACGGCGCAGAGCCTGCCAACTTCCTCGACGTAGGCGGCGGCGCGACCAAAGAGAAAGTGACCGAAGCGTTCAAAATCATCACCTCTGACCCGAACGTCAAAGGCATCCTCGTGAACATCTTCGGCGGCATCATGCGCTGTGATGTGATCGCGGAGGGCGTGATTGCCGCCGTGAAAGAAGTCGGACTTCAGGTTCCGCTTGTTGTCCGCTTAGAGGGCACCAACGTGGAACTCGGCAAAGAGATCATCAAAAACTCTGGCTTGAACGTGATTGCCGCCGACAACCTCAAAGACGGCGCGCAGAAAATCGTTAAAGCGGTGAAAGGCTAAGACCCATGGCAATTCTTGTAAACGAAAACACCAAGGTCATCTGTCAGGGCTTCACTGGCTCGCAGGGCACCTTCCACTCTGAACAAGCCATCGCATATGGCACCAAAATGGTCGGCGGCGTGACCCCTGGCAAAGGTGGCTCCAGCCACCTCAACCTGCCGGTGTTCAACTCGGTTCACGAAGCGAAAGCTGTGACCGAAGCCAATGCCACCGTGATCTACGTGCCGCCGCCCTTCGCCGCGGATTCCATCCTTGAGGCGATCGACGCCGAAATGGAATTGATCATCTGCATCACCGAGGGCATTCCTGTGCTCGACATGATGAAAGTGAAACGTGCACTCGTCGACAGCACCTCGCGCCTGATCGGCCCGAACTGCCCCGGCGTGATCACGCCTGATGCGTGCAAAATCGGCATTATGCCGGGTCACATTCACCGTCGCGGCTCCGTCGGCGTGGTGTCCCGCTCCGGCACGCTGACTTACGAAGCTGTGAAACAGACCACCGACCTCGGTTTGGGTCAGTCCACGGCTGTGGGCATCGGCGGCGACCCGATCAAAGGCACGGAGCACCTCGATATCCTCGACATGTTCCTTGATGATCCGGAAACCACCTCCATCATCATGATCGGTGAAATCGGCGGCTCCGCAGAAGAAGAAGCGGCCGAATTCCTCGCCGAGCAAAAGAAAAAAGGCCGCTGGAAACCCACCGCAGGCTTTATCGCAGGCCGCACAGCCCCTCCGGGCCGCCGCATGGGTCACGCTGGTGCCATCGTGGCAGGCGGCAAAGGCGATGCAGAGTCCAAAATCGAAGCGATGAAATCCGCAGGTATCGTGGTCGCTGACAGCCCCGCCACCCTTGGCGAAGCTGTGATGGAAGCGATCAACAAAGGCTAAGCGCCACGGCGATCAGCCTTTAAAACCAGCCTGCGCCCGGTGATCACGTCGGACGCAGGCTTTGCCGCAAAAGCGGCCCCCATTTAGAGCCCCTCAGAAGGTCCGCAAAGATGAACGACCAGAGCCCGAACGACATCCTCCACGCCTCTTCCTTTATGCAGGGGCATAACGCGGAGTACCTTGAACAGGTCTACGCGAAATACACCCAAGACCCCTCCTCTGTGGACGCCTCCTGGGGTGAGTTTTTCAACTCTCTGGGCGATGCCGCATCGGATGTCACCGCCGAGGCTGCGGGGCCGTCCTGGGCGCGCGCCGATTGGCCGCCTGTGCCGCATGACGATCTGACCCAAGCGTTGGATGGACAATGGGCCGAACCGATTGCTGCCGCGAAAAAGATCAAAGAGAAAGCCGTCGAAAAAGGCGTTGAGATCTCTGAGGATCAAATCAAACGCGCTGTGCTCGACTCGATCCGCGCGATCATGATCATCCGCGCCTACCGCATCCGGGGCCATTTGGCCGCCGATCTCGATCCGCTGAAAATGCGCGAAGAGACCCAGCACCCGGAACTTGACCCGCGCTCCTACGGCTTCACCGACGCCGACATGGATCGTCCGATTTTCATCGACAATGTTTTGGGGCTGCAACATGCCTCGATGCGTCAGATCATGGACATCGTCAAACGCACCTATTGCGGCACGTTCGCGCTGCAATACATGCATATTTCCGATCCCGAACAGGCCGGTTGGCTGAAAGAGCGGATCGAAGGCTACGGCAAGGAAATCCAGTTCACCCGCGAAGGCCGCAAAGCCATTCTCAACAAATTGGTTGAGGCTGAGGGCTTTGAAAAATTCCTTCATGTCAAATACATGGGCACCAAACGCTTTGGTTTGGATGGCGGCGAAAGCCTCATCCCAGCGATGGAGCAGATCATCAAACGCGGCGGCAACCTTGGCGTCAAAGAGATCGTCATCGGCATGCCGCACCGCGGTCGCCTGTCGGTCTTGGCCAACGTGATGTCCAAACCCTACCGCGCAATTTTCAACGAATTCCAAGGTGGCTCATTCAAACCCGAAGACGTGGATGGCTCGGGCGATGTGAAATATCACCTCGGGGCCTCCTCGGATCGTGAATTCGATGGCAACAAGGTCCACTTGTCTCTGACCGCGAACCCCTCGCACCTTGAAGCGGTGAACCCGGTCGTTCTGGGCAAGGCCCGCGCCAAAACCGATCAGTATAACGACAAAGACCGCACCTCGGTGATCCCGATCCTGCTGCACGGCGATGCCGCTTTTGCCGGCCAAGGCGTTGTGGCGGAATGTTTTGGTCTCTCCGGTCTGCGCGGTCACCGCACCGGCGGCACGATCCACATCGTGGTGAACAACCAAATCGGGTTCACCACCGCACCGCATTTCTCGCGCTCCTCGCCCTACCCGACCGACAACGCGCTGGTCGTTGAGGCACCGATTTTCCACGTCAACGGCGATGACCCGGAGGCCGTGGTGCACGCCGCGAAAGTCGCCACCGAGTTCCGTCAGAAGTTCCACAAAGACGTGGTTCTCGACATCTTTTGTTATCGCCGCTTTGGTCACAACGAAGGCGACGAGCCGATGTTCACCAACCCGCAGATGTACACCAGCATCAAGCGGCACAAGACCACGTTGCAACTCTACACCGAACGTCTGGTCAAGGATGGTCTTATCCCGGAAGGTGAGATCGAGGACATGAAAGCCGCGTTCCAAGCGCAGCTCAATGACGAGTTCGAAGCGGGCAAGACCTTTAAGCCGAACAAAGCCGATTGGCTTGACGGGCGGTGGTCGCATATCAACCGTGAGGGCGAAGAGTATCAGCGCGGTCAAACCGCGATTTCACAAGACACGATGGCCCAAATTGGCCGGTCGCTGACCTCGCATCCCATTGATTTCAACATCCATAAAACCGTGGCCCGTCAACTCGAAGCCAAGGCACAGATGTTTGAGACCGGCAAAGGGTTTGATTGGGCGACAGGTGAAGCGATTGCCTTTGGCTCTCTGTTGGCAGAAGGCTATCCGGTGCGTCTGGCCGGTCAGGACAGCACACGCGGCACTTTCTCACAGCGTCATTCGGCTCTGATTGATCAAAAATCCGAGGATCGCTACTACCCTCTGAACCACATCCGCGAAGGTCAGGCCCATTACGAGGTCATCGACTCGATGCTCTCCGAATATGCGGTTTTGGGCTTTGAATACGGCTACTCTTTGGCCGAACCCAATGCTCTGACGCTTTGGGAAGCGCAGTTTGGCGATTTCGCCAACGGTGCGCAAATCATGTTCGACCAATTCATCTCCTCGGGTGAAAGCAAATGGTTGCGCATGTCCGGCCTCGTGATGCTCTTGCCACACGGCTATGAGGGCCAAGGCCCGGAACACTCTTCCGCCCGCCTTGAACGATTCTTGCAAATGTGTGGTCAGGACAACTGGATCGTCGCCAACTGTACGACGCCTGCGAACTACTTCCACATCCTGCGCCGCCAGTTGCATCGCTCCTATCGCAAGCCGCTGGTGCTGATGACGCCGAAATCCTTGTTGCGTCACAAATTGGCGACCTCTGTGGCCGCTGATTTCATCGAAGGCTCCTCCTTCCACCGCGTTCTGTGGGATGATGCCGATGCCACCTACGGCACCGCGAAATCGGAGCTGACGCTAAAAGCCGACAAAGACATCAAACGCGTCGTGATCTGTTCGGGCAAGGTCTACTACGACCTGCTTGAGGCGCGCGATACGGCCGGTAAAGACGACACTTACATCCTGCGTCTGGAACAATTCTACCCGTTCCCAGCGCTGTCGATGGTCAAGGAACTTGAGCGCTTTAAAGACGCTGAAGTCGTCTGGTGTCAGGAAGAACCGAAAAACCAAGGCGGCTGGACCTTTGTTGAGCCCAATATCGAATGGGTCCTCACCCGGATCAATGCCACACACACGCGCCCGGTCTATGCTGGTCGTGCCGCCTCCGCGTCGCCAGCCACTGGTCTCGCATCTCAACACAAAGCACAACAATCGGCGCTCGTGAATGATGCGCTCAACATCGAAGGATAATCACATGTCCGTTGAAATCCGCGTCCCCACCCTTGGCGAAAGCGTCACTGAGGCCACCGTCGCAACTTGGTTCAAACAGCCGGGCGACACTGTTGCCGTTGACGAAATGCTCTGCGAATTGGAAACCGACAAAGTGACCGTCGAAGTTCCTTCCCCGGCCGCTGGCACCTTGGGCGACATCATTGCCAAAGAGGGCGACACCGTGGGTGTGGACGCGCTCTTGGCCACGCTGAACGCAGGCGACGGTGCCGCCGCGGCCCCCGCACCGAAAGCCGAAGCCGCTCCCGCAGCCGCTCCGGCCGCGTCTGGGTCTTCTGTCGATGTGATGGTCCCGACCCTTGGCGAATCCGTCACCGAGGCCACCGTGGCCACATGGTTCAAAGCCGTGGGTGACACTGTGGCTCAGGACGAAATGCTCTGCGAGTTGGAAACCGACAAGGTCTCCGTCGAAGTGCCGTCCCCTGCCGCAGGTGTGTTGACTGAAATCGTTGCCGTCGAAGGCACCACCGTGGACGCCTCCGCCAAACTCGCCGTGATCTCGTCGGGTGCGGGTGCCTCTGCGGCTGCTCCGGCCGCCGCTGCTGCTCCTGCCGCTGCGTCCACAGGCAAAGACGTTGAAAACGCGCCTTCCGCCACCAAAATGATGGCCGAACACGGCGTGGATGCCGCCTCTGTGACCGGCACTGGCAAAGATGGCCGCATCATGAAAGACGACGTGCTCAAAGCCATGGCCGCGCCGAAAACTGCGCCGGCTCCCGCTGCCGCTCCGCGTGCACCGTCCGCGCCCTCTGATGCCGCCCGCGAAGAGCGCGTGAAAATGACCAAGCTGCGCCAAACCATCGCGCGCCGCCTCAAAGAGTCGCAAAACACCGCAGCGATGCTCACCACCTATAACGAGGTCGACATGACCGAGGTGATGGCGCTTCGGAACCAATACAAAGACGAGTTTGAGAAAAAGCACGGCGTGCGTTTGGGCTTTATGTCCTTCTTCACCAAAGCCTGCGTGCATGCGCTCAAAGAAGTGCCGGAAGTGAACGCCGAAATTGACGGCACCGATGTGGTTTACAAAAACTACGTCAACATGGGCGTCGCGGCGGGCACCCCGCAGGGCCTCGTGGTCCCGGTCATTCGCGATGCCGATGCGATGTCTTTTGCCGAGATCGAAAAAGCGATCTCCGAGAAAGGCCGTCGTGCCCGTGATGGCAAACTCTCCATGGCGGAAATGCAGGGCGGCACCTTCACCATCTCCAACGGTGGTGTCTATGGCTCCCTGATGTCCTCCCCGATCCTGAACCCGCCGCAATCCGGCATCCTCGGCATGCACAAAATCCAAGACCGCCCGATGGCGATCAACGGCCAAGTTGTGATCCGCCCGATGATGTATCTGGCCCTGTCTTATGACCACCGCATCGTCGACGGCAAAGGCGCTGTGACCTTCCTCGTGCGCGTCAAAGAAGCGCTGGAAGACCCGCGTCGTCTGTTGATGGATCTGTAAACACGTGGTTGTGGGGCCACTTTAGCCCCACACCTTTTCAACTGTCTGGGACAAATCCATGGCGCGACGTTCGAAAGAAGAGGTACTCGACGAGTTTCACAAGCTCTACGATTGCCTCGATGCTTTTCTGTCTTGCCATGATACCCTTCTATCAAAGGCAAATGCTCAATTTCGGCGGAAGCACGTCGTGACACGCGAGCAAATGTTGAACTGGTTCGAGAACGGCACTCATTCCCCATCGCAGATTGTCTCTGGTGTTCTGTCAGGCTTGTCGGACTGCAAAGAGACAGTTGCCGACCTCGCAAAATATGATCCTGACCAAGAGAAGCGTTTTCGTGACGCGTACCTACGCAGACGTGGAAAAAGTTTCGAAGACGACATTGCGTTGGCACGATATTCAAAATGACCCCCCTCCTCACCCTCCTCGCCCTCGCAGGCCTCTTGCACATCGCGCAATTCGTGGTGGCCTCTTATATGGCGAATGTCGATCTGGGGCCGGGCTATACCACCTCGCCCCGCGACCGCGCACCAAGGCGCGAGATGCGCAAGACCACGGCGCGGATGCTGCGGGCCTATGACAACCATGTCCAAATGTTCCCGTTTTTCGCCGCCGCCGTGCTCTTGATCCATGTCACCGATCAATCGAACCTGGTGACCGTCATCGCCGCTTGGGCCTATCTCGCGGCCCGCGCGCTCTACATTCCCGCCTATGCCCTCGGATGGGTGCCGTGGCGGTCCTATATCTGGATGGTGGCGATGCTCTCCATCGCCGTCCTTTTCATTGCCGCTCTGATCTGAGCGGCCCCGCATAGAGTTCAAGACCAAGGAGAAGACCATGGCTTCCTACGACGTAATCATCATCGGTGCTGGCCCCGGCGGCTATGTCTCCGCCATCCGCTGTGCCCAACTGGGCCTGAAAACCGCCGTGGTCGAAGGCCGCGGCACCTTGGGCGGGACCTGCCTCAATGTCGGCTGTATCCCCTCGAAAGCACTGCTGAACGCCACCCACCATCTGCATGAGGCGGAGCATAATTTCGCCAAGATGGGCCTCAAAGGCAAATCCCCATCGGTCGATTGGGATCAGATGAAATCCTACAAAGATGATGTGGTCGGTCAGAACACTGGCGGCATCGAATTCTTGTTCAAAAAGAACAAGATCGACTGGATCAAAGGCTGGGCCACCCTCCCCGCCGTTGGCAAAGTCAAAGTCGGCGACGAGGTCCATGAGGCGAAAAACATCGTGATCGCCACGGGATCTGTGCCCACCTCTCTGCCGGGCGTTGAGGTCAACAATGACGGCGGCGTCGTGGTCGACAGCACGGGCGCGCTAGACTTGCCGAAAGTGCCGAAAAAACTCGCCGTCATCGGCGCGGGTGTCATCGGTCTGGAACTTGGCTCGGTCTACGCCCGCCTTGGCTCCGAAGTGACCGTGGTCGAATACATGGATTTCATCACCCCGGGCATGGACGCAGACGTTCAACGCACGTTTAAAAAGCTGCTTGAGAAACAAGGGCTGAACTTCATCCTTGGCGCGGCTGTGCAGGGTGTGGACGCCTCGAAAACCAAAGCCAAGCTGACCTACAAACTCAAAAAAGACGACTCTGAGCACACGCTTGACGCCGATGTCGTTTTGGTCGCCACGGGCCGCAAACCTTTCACGGATGGTCTTGGACTTACTGAGTTGGGCGTCGAATTCACCCCGCGTGGTCAGGTCAAAACCGACGCCCATTGGGCCACCAACGTCAAAGGCATCTACGCCATCGGTGACGCGATTGTCGGTCCGATGTTGGCGCATAAAGCCGAGGACGAAGGCATGGCCGTGGCAGAGGTGCTTGCGGGCAAACATGGCCACGTCAACTACGCCGTGATCCCCGGTGTGATCTACACGTCGCCCGAGGTCGCCACCGTCGGCCAAACCGAAGCGCAGTTGAAAGAAGAAGGCCGCAAGGTCAAAATCGGCAAATTCTCGTTCATGGGCAACGCCCGCGCCAAGGCCGTGTTCCAAGGCGACGGCTTCGTCAAACTTATCGCGGATGCAGAGACCGACCGTTTGCTTGGCGCCGCGATCATCGGCCCGGCAGCGGGCGACATGATCCACGAGATCTGTGTGGCAATGGAATACGGCGGCTCGGCCCAAGACATTGCACTGACCTGCCACGCCCACCCGACCTATTCGGAAGCCGTGCGTGAGGCGGCATTGGCCTGCGGCGACGGTCCGATCCACGCCTAAAGCGTGACGCCTTTAACCTGAGACAGGGGAAAGGCATCACACTTTAAACGGTCCTAAAATCAAAGGAAAAGGCGCCTTTAAGGGCGCCTTTTCTCATTTCTTATCTTCGCCCGTGGCGGCAATATTGGCCATCCGCGCGGCATGTTCGCGGCGCAACACTTTGCGCAATTCGGCAGAATTCCAACGCTTTTGATCCATCTCCGTCTCCGGCACAAACTGTGGCACAGGAGCGGATTTGCCATCGTCATCCACCGCCACCATGGTGAAGTAGCAGGAATTGGTGTGGCGCACGGTTTGGGTGCGAATATCTTCGGCCTCGACCCGGATACCGATCTCCATCGAGGTGCGGCCCACGTAATTCACCGTCGCCCGAAAATGCACCAATTCGCCCACGGCGATCGGTTCTTTGAACGTCACCTGATCGACGGACAACGTCACCGCATATTTGCCTGAATAGCGCGAGGCACAGGAAAATGCGACCAAATCCAAAAGCTTAAGCAAAGCACCACCGTGCACCTTGCCAGAAAAATTCGCCATATCCGGCGTCATCAGTTCGGTCATTTCCAGATAACGTGCCATGCCAGCCCCTTTCAAAACTCTGCGCTTCAGAAGACGCTGCACAGCAGAAAAGGTCAAGTATTGGCGGCACTGCAGGAAGAGATCATTCATCAAAATGATCCCTTCCTGCCCGACCCAACATCGGGGGGATGATTTCGGGCCGGTTTCTGTAGGCCGCAGATCTGAGCACCGCAAAGATCAGACACGCCTCTTTCAGGAACGCAGCAGCCCACGATTTCCGACGAATTTTTATAAAATTTTTTATTTTCTCGTGGACTGAACAGAAACCGAAACCTGGGCAAAAGCCCGCCTCAGACGGCCAACATCCGTAGCCCTTGCGTCACATCGGAGCGCACGGCAAGCCGCAATCCCGGTTCATCCCCCGCCCGCAAAGCGGCCACAATCAACCGATGGTTTTGTGGCACTTCGGTGCGATTAAGGCGGGCGTACAGGGCACGCATTGTCGGACCAAGTTGCAGCCAAACCGTTTCTGTCAGCGCCAGCATCGCCGGTGCCTGGGCGCGCAAATACAGCGTGCGATGAAATTCCAGATTGGTGCGAATATAGCCAACGTCATCATGTTTCGCGACCATTTCCGCGATCGAGCCGTTGATGGTTTGAAGCCGTTCGATCAGGGCCATATGTGCCCGCGGCAAAGCCCGAGAGGCCAGTTCTGGTTCGATCAAAGCCCGGATCGAGGCCAATTCTTCGATCCGCTCATTGCTCAGCTCCGGCGTGCTCAACCGGCCCGAGGAACTGAGGTTCAGCCCGCCATCGGCCACCAACCGCCGCACCGCTTCGCGCGCGGGCGTCATCGACACATCAAACATTTTGCCAATCCCGCGCAGGGTCAGCGCCTCACCGGGACGAAATTCGCCATGCATGATGCGCGTGCGCAAAGTGCGATAC includes:
- a CDS encoding 2-oxoglutarate dehydrogenase E1 component, with translation MNDQSPNDILHASSFMQGHNAEYLEQVYAKYTQDPSSVDASWGEFFNSLGDAASDVTAEAAGPSWARADWPPVPHDDLTQALDGQWAEPIAAAKKIKEKAVEKGVEISEDQIKRAVLDSIRAIMIIRAYRIRGHLAADLDPLKMREETQHPELDPRSYGFTDADMDRPIFIDNVLGLQHASMRQIMDIVKRTYCGTFALQYMHISDPEQAGWLKERIEGYGKEIQFTREGRKAILNKLVEAEGFEKFLHVKYMGTKRFGLDGGESLIPAMEQIIKRGGNLGVKEIVIGMPHRGRLSVLANVMSKPYRAIFNEFQGGSFKPEDVDGSGDVKYHLGASSDREFDGNKVHLSLTANPSHLEAVNPVVLGKARAKTDQYNDKDRTSVIPILLHGDAAFAGQGVVAECFGLSGLRGHRTGGTIHIVVNNQIGFTTAPHFSRSSPYPTDNALVVEAPIFHVNGDDPEAVVHAAKVATEFRQKFHKDVVLDIFCYRRFGHNEGDEPMFTNPQMYTSIKRHKTTLQLYTERLVKDGLIPEGEIEDMKAAFQAQLNDEFEAGKTFKPNKADWLDGRWSHINREGEEYQRGQTAISQDTMAQIGRSLTSHPIDFNIHKTVARQLEAKAQMFETGKGFDWATGEAIAFGSLLAEGYPVRLAGQDSTRGTFSQRHSALIDQKSEDRYYPLNHIREGQAHYEVIDSMLSEYAVLGFEYGYSLAEPNALTLWEAQFGDFANGAQIMFDQFISSGESKWLRMSGLVMLLPHGYEGQGPEHSSARLERFLQMCGQDNWIVANCTTPANYFHILRRQLHRSYRKPLVLMTPKSLLRHKLATSVAADFIEGSSFHRVLWDDADATYGTAKSELTLKADKDIKRVVICSGKVYYDLLEARDTAGKDDTYILRLEQFYPFPALSMVKELERFKDAEVVWCQEEPKNQGGWTFVEPNIEWVLTRINATHTRPVYAGRAASASPATGLASQHKAQQSALVNDALNIEG
- a CDS encoding MAPEG family protein; the encoded protein is MTPLLTLLALAGLLHIAQFVVASYMANVDLGPGYTTSPRDRAPRREMRKTTARMLRAYDNHVQMFPFFAAAVLLIHVTDQSNLVTVIAAWAYLAARALYIPAYALGWVPWRSYIWMVAMLSIAVLFIAALI
- the lpdA gene encoding dihydrolipoyl dehydrogenase yields the protein MASYDVIIIGAGPGGYVSAIRCAQLGLKTAVVEGRGTLGGTCLNVGCIPSKALLNATHHLHEAEHNFAKMGLKGKSPSVDWDQMKSYKDDVVGQNTGGIEFLFKKNKIDWIKGWATLPAVGKVKVGDEVHEAKNIVIATGSVPTSLPGVEVNNDGGVVVDSTGALDLPKVPKKLAVIGAGVIGLELGSVYARLGSEVTVVEYMDFITPGMDADVQRTFKKLLEKQGLNFILGAAVQGVDASKTKAKLTYKLKKDDSEHTLDADVVLVATGRKPFTDGLGLTELGVEFTPRGQVKTDAHWATNVKGIYAIGDAIVGPMLAHKAEDEGMAVAEVLAGKHGHVNYAVIPGVIYTSPEVATVGQTEAQLKEEGRKVKIGKFSFMGNARAKAVFQGDGFVKLIADAETDRLLGAAIIGPAAGDMIHEICVAMEYGGSAQDIALTCHAHPTYSEAVREAALACGDGPIHA
- the odhB gene encoding 2-oxoglutarate dehydrogenase complex dihydrolipoyllysine-residue succinyltransferase, yielding MSVEIRVPTLGESVTEATVATWFKQPGDTVAVDEMLCELETDKVTVEVPSPAAGTLGDIIAKEGDTVGVDALLATLNAGDGAAAAPAPKAEAAPAAAPAASGSSVDVMVPTLGESVTEATVATWFKAVGDTVAQDEMLCELETDKVSVEVPSPAAGVLTEIVAVEGTTVDASAKLAVISSGAGASAAAPAAAAAPAAASTGKDVENAPSATKMMAEHGVDAASVTGTGKDGRIMKDDVLKAMAAPKTAPAPAAAPRAPSAPSDAAREERVKMTKLRQTIARRLKESQNTAAMLTTYNEVDMTEVMALRNQYKDEFEKKHGVRLGFMSFFTKACVHALKEVPEVNAEIDGTDVVYKNYVNMGVAAGTPQGLVVPVIRDADAMSFAEIEKAISEKGRRARDGKLSMAEMQGGTFTISNGGVYGSLMSSPILNPPQSGILGMHKIQDRPMAINGQVVIRPMMYLALSYDHRIVDGKGAVTFLVRVKEALEDPRRLLMDL
- a CDS encoding acyl-CoA thioesterase — its product is MARYLEMTELMTPDMANFSGKVHGGALLKLLDLVAFSCASRYSGKYAVTLSVDQVTFKEPIAVGELVHFRATVNYVGRTSMEIGIRVEAEDIRTQTVRHTNSCYFTMVAVDDDGKSAPVPQFVPETEMDQKRWNSAELRKVLRREHAARMANIAATGEDKK